One window of the Gemella haemolysans ATCC 10379 genome contains the following:
- the lepA gene encoding translation elongation factor 4, with protein MDKRNERQKKIRNFSIIAHIDHGKSTLADRILEKTKALEQREMKAQLLDSMDIERERGITIKLNAVQLQYTAKNGEEYIFHLIDTPGHVDFTYEVSRSLAACEGAILVVDAAQGIEAQTLANVYLALDNNLEIIPIINKIDLPAADPEKVKTEIEDVIGLPTDDIVLASAKAGIGIDEILEQIVEYIPAPSGDAGEPLQALIFDSLYDAYRGVIVSVRIKNGTVKAGDKIKMMATGGVFEVTEVGIHTPKEKIVDELTAGDVGFICASIKNVSETRVGDTITLANNPAKEALPGYRKLNPMVFCGLYPIDSSKYNDLREALEKLELNDSALQYEAETSQALGFGFRCGFLGMLHMEIIQERIEREFNIDIIATAPSVIYKVEKTDGTMVDVSNPSEMPDPQKINKITEPFVKASIMVPNDYVGAVMDLCQKKRGIFLNMEYIDDTRVNITYDIPLSEIVFDFFDQLKSNTKGYASFDYELTGYKDSNLVKMDILLNGEQVDALSFIVHREFAYQRGKVIVEKLKKLIPKQQFEIPIQAAIGNKIISRETIKAMRKNVLAKCYGGDISRKRKLLEKQKKGKERMKAVGSVEVPQDAFMAVLKMDEE; from the coding sequence ATGGATAAAAGAAACGAAAGGCAAAAGAAAATAAGGAATTTTTCTATAATTGCACATATTGACCACGGGAAATCAACTCTTGCGGACAGGATTCTAGAGAAAACAAAAGCGTTAGAACAACGTGAAATGAAAGCACAACTTCTTGACTCAATGGATATTGAGCGTGAAAGAGGTATTACAATTAAACTTAATGCAGTTCAATTACAATATACTGCTAAAAATGGAGAAGAGTACATTTTCCACTTAATCGATACACCGGGACACGTAGACTTTACATATGAAGTATCACGTTCTCTAGCAGCGTGTGAAGGGGCTATTTTAGTAGTCGATGCTGCTCAAGGTATTGAAGCACAAACTTTAGCTAACGTATACTTAGCACTAGATAATAATTTAGAAATTATTCCAATTATTAACAAAATCGACTTACCTGCTGCAGATCCTGAGAAGGTTAAGACTGAGATTGAAGATGTAATTGGATTACCAACAGACGATATCGTACTAGCTTCTGCTAAGGCGGGTATTGGTATTGATGAAATCTTAGAACAAATCGTAGAATATATTCCAGCGCCGTCTGGAGATGCTGGTGAGCCGCTGCAAGCATTGATCTTTGACTCTTTATACGATGCGTATAGAGGAGTTATCGTTTCAGTACGTATTAAGAACGGTACTGTAAAAGCTGGAGATAAGATTAAGATGATGGCTACTGGTGGTGTGTTTGAGGTAACTGAGGTTGGTATTCATACACCTAAAGAAAAAATCGTTGATGAACTTACTGCAGGTGATGTAGGATTCATCTGTGCATCTATTAAAAATGTAAGTGAAACTCGTGTAGGGGATACAATCACATTAGCGAATAATCCAGCTAAAGAAGCATTACCGGGATATAGAAAATTAAATCCAATGGTATTCTGTGGATTATATCCAATCGATTCATCAAAATATAATGACTTACGTGAAGCATTAGAAAAATTAGAACTTAATGACTCTGCGTTACAATATGAAGCGGAAACTTCTCAAGCACTTGGATTTGGATTTAGATGTGGATTCTTAGGAATGTTACACATGGAAATCATTCAAGAGCGTATTGAGCGTGAATTTAACATTGATATCATCGCTACTGCACCATCGGTTATTTACAAAGTTGAAAAAACTGACGGAACTATGGTAGATGTTTCCAACCCATCAGAAATGCCAGATCCACAGAAAATCAATAAGATTACTGAGCCATTTGTTAAGGCGAGTATTATGGTACCAAATGACTATGTAGGTGCTGTTATGGATCTTTGTCAGAAGAAACGTGGTATCTTCTTAAATATGGAATATATCGATGATACAAGGGTTAATATTACTTATGATATTCCTTTATCAGAAATCGTTTTTGATTTCTTCGATCAACTTAAATCTAATACAAAAGGATATGCATCATTCGACTATGAATTAACAGGATATAAAGATAGTAACCTTGTTAAGATGGATATTCTATTAAATGGTGAACAAGTCGATGCTTTAAGCTTCATCGTTCACAGAGAATTTGCTTACCAACGTGGTAAAGTTATTGTAGAAAAACTTAAAAAACTTATTCCAAAACAACAATTCGAGATTCCTATCCAAGCTGCAATTGGAAATAAAATTATCTCTCGTGAAACTATTAAAGCGATGCGTAAAAACGTTCTTGCTAAATGTTACGGAGGGGATATCAGTAGGAAACGTAAGCTATTAGAGAAACAGAAAAAAGGTAAAGAGAGAATGAAAGCTGTAGGTAGCGTAGAGGTTCCTCAAGATGCCTTCATGGCTGTTCTGAAAATGGATGAAGAATAA